The Theropithecus gelada isolate Dixy chromosome X, Tgel_1.0, whole genome shotgun sequence genome includes a window with the following:
- the KRBOX4 gene encoding KRAB domain-containing protein 4 isoform X1, with amino-acid sequence MQEDEVGEGALRPPCGRELGRWKVRSPLAPRDDPLGLLYHSPRKMVTGFSPQTEHYWKHRAPGSRHVGHWRWRTHPRATARAQRCDTLRPHPAFPGGGGKRKCSADPGGRFLVRSSCCRRSLRFQALGGEGQSADLRPLLHRLQTPVYLCPGFLT; translated from the exons ATGCAGGAGGACGAAGTGGGAGAAGGGGCACTTCGGCCTCCCTGCGGGCGGGAGCTAGGCCGCTGGAAAGTCCGCTCGCCTCTAGCCCCAAGGGATGATCCCCTGGGCCTTTTGTACCACTCGCCACGGAAAATGGTCACAGGCTTTTCTCCCCAAACCGAACACTATTGGAAACACAGGGCCCCTGGAAGCCGCCACGTTGGCCATTGGCGGTGGCGCACCCACCCCCGTGCTACTGCGCGTGCGCAGCGCTGCGACACACTCCGACCCCATCCCGCGTTCCCAGGGGGCGGTGGGAAACGGAAGTGCTCGGCTGACCCGGGCGGGCGGTTCCTAGTTCGCAGTAGCTGTTGTCGTCGGTCTCTGAGGTTTCAGGCTCTTGGCGGTGAA GGTCAGAGTGCAGACCTGAGACCACTGCTACACCGACTTCAGACTCCAGTTTATCTGTGCCCCGGCTTCCTCACTTAG